One segment of Halorubellus sp. JP-L1 DNA contains the following:
- a CDS encoding AAA family ATPase: protein MLVVVCGLPGAGKTTVAGDVVDRLDAVRIRTDVVRKELFDEPEYTDAETDAVYRAVRDRADAALAADDHVVLDGTYREREFREPAYDLAREHGVDCVVLKVEAADDVVRERIREREDDASDADVSIYEHYRDRFDPLEVDHVVVDNSGSIAETKAQVERAL, encoded by the coding sequence ATGCTCGTCGTAGTCTGTGGCCTCCCCGGCGCCGGCAAGACGACCGTCGCCGGCGACGTCGTCGATCGCCTCGATGCCGTCCGCATCCGCACCGACGTCGTCCGCAAGGAACTCTTCGACGAGCCAGAGTACACGGATGCCGAGACCGACGCCGTCTACCGGGCCGTGCGCGACCGCGCGGACGCCGCCCTCGCCGCTGACGACCACGTCGTCCTCGACGGCACGTACCGCGAGCGCGAGTTCCGCGAACCAGCCTACGACCTCGCTCGCGAGCACGGCGTCGACTGCGTCGTCCTCAAGGTCGAGGCCGCCGACGACGTCGTCCGCGAGCGCATTCGCGAACGGGAGGACGATGCCAGCGACGCCGACGTCTCCATCTACGAGCACTACCGCGACCGGTTCGACCCCCTCGAGGTCGACCACGTCGTCGTCGACAACTCCGGGAGCATCGCGGAGACGAAGGCCCAGGTCGAACGAGCGCTGTAG
- a CDS encoding class I SAM-dependent methyltransferase has translation MAAHDHPLFAAVYDPATALAEATVFAPHRRYLTNDLEGRVLDLGAGTGATVPYFVAARDAARRRGGDLDVHLLDPDSHMRARARDAARDAGLDATVVGGRGESLPYPDDHFDAVVSALVGCTIPDLDAALDEVARVLRPGGQFRFLEHVAADGALGRVQSLVDPAWTRLAAGCHLDRDLEATYRGHDGLDVRTVERHRGVPPAAPLVRGVAIARA, from the coding sequence GTGGCAGCACACGACCACCCGCTGTTCGCCGCGGTCTACGACCCCGCGACCGCACTCGCCGAGGCCACCGTCTTCGCCCCGCATCGGCGCTACCTCACGAACGACCTCGAGGGCCGCGTCCTCGACCTCGGTGCGGGAACGGGCGCGACCGTTCCGTACTTCGTCGCGGCGAGGGACGCCGCCCGCCGTCGGGGCGGCGACCTCGACGTCCACCTTCTCGACCCGGACTCCCACATGCGAGCGCGCGCCCGAGATGCGGCCCGCGATGCTGGCCTCGATGCGACCGTCGTCGGCGGCCGTGGCGAATCGCTCCCCTATCCCGACGACCACTTCGACGCCGTGGTCTCCGCGCTCGTCGGGTGCACCATCCCGGATCTCGACGCCGCGCTCGACGAGGTCGCTCGCGTCCTCCGCCCCGGCGGACAGTTCCGGTTCCTCGAGCACGTCGCGGCCGACGGCGCGCTCGGTCGCGTCCAGTCGCTCGTCGACCCCGCGTGGACGCGTCTCGCCGCCGGCTGTCACCTCGACCGCGACCTCGAAGCGACCTACCGCGGCCACGACGGCCTCGACGTCCGCACGGTCGAACGCCATCGCGGCGTCCCGCCCGCCGCGCCGCTCGTTCGCGGCGTCGCCATCGCCCGTGCGTAG
- a CDS encoding PadR family transcriptional regulator, with product MHDLTGFQRDLLYTIAGLDDPHGLAIKEELEKYYESEIHHGRLYPNLDTLVDKGLVEKGELDRRTNYYTLTRRGRRELEDRRDWENQYVEQFESASI from the coding sequence ATGCACGACCTGACCGGCTTCCAGCGGGACCTGCTGTACACGATAGCGGGCCTCGACGACCCGCACGGCCTCGCAATCAAGGAAGAACTCGAGAAGTACTACGAATCCGAGATTCACCACGGCCGCCTCTACCCGAACCTCGACACCCTCGTCGACAAGGGCCTCGTCGAGAAGGGCGAACTCGACCGCCGCACGAACTACTACACGCTCACCCGACGCGGCCGCCGCGAACTCGAGGACCGCCGCGACTGGGAGAACCAGTACGTCGAACAGTTCGAGTCCGCCTCCATCTGA
- a CDS encoding transglutaminase domain-containing protein, whose amino-acid sequence MTTNTEPGDAGGGGGRRVGQVVVVGVCVLSLVLAGAIAPSLGSPFEDGPAVNASDVAGEDVARALQNGSGESVPRNASQDASERAKSASESSPSAVGSPNQNAVGGSEPLSNFSEQSDGIQFVVQAPENTYYRVGAYQSFDGFGWSRSGDRTAFSGAVPGATPPGSKLTARVTLNTSAYAVPVPWKPRAVDGSVPLSVRETGGIVPHESLRSNDSFTVTAVQPTRDPSVLAESGYDYPRRIEDAYLDVDENVSSRVESLATRVTADEANPYAEARAIESWLEANKEYSLNATTDPSEPVTHQFLFEMGAGYCQYFASSMAVMLRSQGIPARYVVGYAPGTPVGEETYAVTGSKAHAWVEAYFEGVGWVRFDPTPASSREDADRRVANETQVQQSFQSSNLSESVNGSDFEPTGSVPGEDATGATGENATETGGDGDGGGGDESGGSEDGDGSGGDGDGGDDSGEDDDGGDESGDDSDEDDDGGSGDDPAESPEASSVNVSLNRTAAPGVDVTVTVTRGGEPVSFATVYFDDEYVGRTNHDGEVVGTIPYTRNLTVRVEDVNESTRASVAVSAPPGRKSSARAGGQALSDVRFAADPVPSTAFGPPDNETNETTKRFEVAAEMTFALADEAVPGESAWLQVSIEGRPVADARVAVDGESMGTTNATGWVRVTFPANATRANVSAKRGEVRDETTVDLLTEATVRASGSAVPGADLRVTATFDDDALSDAVVSVNGDRVTRTDEAGMATVTVPTDASDDVTVAVERGVVSGSTTKSLVTDATIEFDDPPSPGASVEVLVTAANESVEGATVRVAGERAGETDRSGLAKASIPGDATGTLNVSATLGALSATREVDLYEPNVTVTPAYLVALPGAPATVNVSDAGRPVAGASVAVGESRNWTDANGTVEVGVPMRNAVTVEASTLGATASTRLDWLFANLLAVVLVGAAVVVVGLGSVFSGGRLGRVARGARRLLRRVGHAAMNALFVLAGRVDDFVSWLPTVPGLLREFLEELIGTPVRTARALAARLRAWLYAVATGLVAWLAGLPAWVRGLFADDAVEDEDGGDAAPGSTAARGGPEEESALLSLTEAWRVLVSIVSPSRVSKRTPAEIGRMAVQMGLPDGPVETLTATYQRAVYGASKPGDDEVAAASDAARSLESTAGEGGAAAASKDDATAASRDDAAAAGGDGA is encoded by the coding sequence ATGACCACGAACACCGAGCCAGGCGACGCCGGCGGGGGCGGTGGGCGACGCGTGGGGCAGGTCGTCGTGGTCGGCGTCTGCGTGCTGTCGCTGGTGCTCGCTGGCGCCATCGCGCCCTCGCTCGGGTCGCCGTTCGAGGACGGCCCCGCGGTGAACGCGTCCGACGTCGCGGGCGAGGACGTGGCACGAGCGCTCCAGAACGGATCGGGCGAAAGCGTGCCGCGGAACGCGAGCCAGGACGCGAGCGAGCGAGCGAAAAGTGCGTCGGAGTCGTCCCCGAGCGCCGTCGGGTCGCCGAACCAGAACGCCGTCGGTGGGTCCGAACCGCTCTCGAACTTCAGCGAGCAATCCGACGGCATCCAGTTCGTCGTGCAGGCGCCGGAAAATACGTACTATCGCGTGGGCGCGTACCAATCCTTCGACGGCTTCGGGTGGTCGCGGTCGGGCGACCGGACGGCGTTCTCGGGCGCCGTTCCGGGGGCGACGCCGCCCGGATCGAAGCTGACGGCGCGAGTGACGCTGAACACGTCAGCGTACGCAGTCCCGGTCCCATGGAAGCCCAGAGCGGTCGACGGCTCAGTGCCGCTGTCGGTCCGCGAGACCGGCGGGATCGTCCCGCACGAGTCGCTGCGGTCGAACGACTCGTTCACGGTGACGGCGGTGCAGCCGACGCGGGACCCGTCGGTCCTCGCGGAGAGCGGGTACGACTATCCGCGACGGATCGAGGACGCGTACCTCGACGTGGACGAGAACGTCTCCTCCCGCGTGGAGTCGCTCGCGACCCGGGTCACGGCGGACGAGGCGAATCCCTACGCGGAGGCGCGCGCCATCGAGTCTTGGCTGGAGGCGAACAAGGAGTACTCGCTGAACGCGACGACGGATCCCTCCGAGCCGGTGACGCACCAGTTCCTGTTCGAGATGGGCGCGGGGTACTGCCAGTACTTCGCGTCGAGCATGGCCGTGATGTTGCGCTCGCAGGGGATTCCGGCGCGGTACGTCGTCGGGTACGCGCCGGGGACGCCCGTCGGTGAGGAAACGTACGCGGTGACGGGGTCGAAGGCGCACGCGTGGGTGGAGGCGTACTTCGAGGGCGTTGGCTGGGTGCGGTTCGACCCGACGCCGGCGTCGAGCCGCGAGGACGCCGACCGCCGGGTCGCGAACGAGACGCAGGTCCAGCAGTCGTTCCAGTCGTCGAACCTCAGCGAGTCGGTGAACGGGAGCGACTTCGAGCCGACGGGGAGCGTCCCGGGTGAGGACGCGACCGGGGCAACCGGAGAGAACGCCACCGAGACCGGCGGCGACGGTGACGGCGGCGGTGGAGACGAAAGCGGTGGCAGTGAGGATGGTGACGGTAGCGGTGGAGACGGTGACGGTGGGGACGATAGCGGCGAGGACGACGACGGCGGGGACGAGAGTGGGGACGATAGCGACGAGGACGACGACGGTGGGTCCGGGGACGACCCGGCGGAGTCGCCGGAGGCGTCGTCGGTGAACGTCTCGCTGAATCGGACGGCCGCACCGGGCGTGGACGTGACGGTGACGGTGACGCGAGGCGGTGAGCCCGTGTCGTTCGCGACGGTGTACTTCGACGACGAGTACGTCGGGCGGACGAACCACGACGGGGAGGTGGTGGGGACGATACCGTACACGCGGAACCTGACGGTCCGCGTCGAGGACGTGAACGAATCGACGCGTGCGTCGGTCGCGGTGTCGGCCCCGCCGGGACGTAAATCGAGTGCTCGCGCGGGCGGGCAGGCGCTGTCGGACGTCCGCTTCGCCGCCGATCCGGTCCCGAGTACGGCGTTCGGCCCGCCGGACAACGAGACGAACGAGACGACGAAGCGCTTCGAGGTCGCCGCGGAGATGACGTTCGCGCTCGCCGACGAGGCGGTCCCGGGCGAGTCCGCGTGGCTCCAGGTCAGTATCGAGGGCCGGCCAGTGGCCGACGCGCGAGTGGCGGTCGACGGCGAGTCGATGGGGACGACGAACGCGACGGGATGGGTTCGCGTGACGTTCCCGGCGAACGCGACGCGAGCGAACGTCTCCGCGAAGCGTGGCGAGGTGCGCGACGAGACGACCGTCGATCTGCTGACGGAGGCGACGGTGCGGGCGTCCGGGAGCGCGGTCCCGGGCGCGGACCTGCGGGTGACGGCGACGTTCGACGACGACGCGCTTTCGGACGCGGTCGTGTCCGTGAACGGCGACCGGGTGACGCGCACGGACGAAGCGGGGATGGCGACCGTGACGGTGCCGACGGACGCGAGCGACGACGTGACCGTAGCCGTCGAGCGGGGCGTCGTCTCGGGGTCAACGACGAAGTCGCTGGTGACGGACGCGACGATCGAGTTCGACGACCCGCCGTCGCCGGGGGCGTCGGTCGAGGTGCTCGTGACGGCGGCGAACGAGTCCGTCGAGGGCGCGACCGTGCGCGTCGCGGGCGAGCGAGCGGGCGAGACGGACCGGTCGGGGCTCGCGAAGGCGTCGATCCCGGGGGACGCGACGGGGACGCTGAACGTCTCGGCGACGCTCGGCGCGCTGTCGGCGACGCGCGAGGTCGACCTCTACGAGCCGAACGTGACGGTGACGCCAGCGTACCTCGTCGCGCTCCCGGGGGCGCCGGCGACGGTGAACGTCTCCGACGCCGGCCGGCCGGTCGCGGGCGCGAGCGTCGCGGTGGGCGAATCCCGGAACTGGACGGACGCGAACGGGACGGTCGAGGTCGGGGTGCCGATGCGGAACGCGGTGACGGTCGAGGCGTCGACGCTCGGTGCGACGGCGTCGACGCGACTGGACTGGTTGTTCGCGAACCTCCTGGCGGTGGTCCTCGTCGGGGCGGCGGTGGTCGTGGTCGGCCTCGGGTCGGTGTTCAGTGGGGGTCGACTGGGTCGAGTCGCACGGGGCGCGCGACGGCTGCTGCGTCGCGTCGGGCACGCGGCGATGAACGCGCTGTTCGTGCTCGCCGGGCGCGTCGACGACTTCGTGTCGTGGCTCCCGACGGTCCCGGGACTGCTCCGGGAGTTCCTCGAAGAACTGATCGGGACGCCGGTGCGGACGGCGCGCGCCCTCGCCGCGCGACTCCGGGCGTGGCTGTACGCGGTCGCGACGGGACTCGTCGCGTGGCTCGCCGGCCTCCCGGCGTGGGTCCGTGGGCTCTTCGCGGACGACGCCGTCGAGGACGAGGATGGGGGAGACGCGGCTCCGGGTTCGACGGCGGCGAGGGGGGGTCCAGAGGAGGAGTCGGCGCTGCTGTCGCTGACGGAGGCGTGGCGCGTGCTCGTCTCGATCGTCTCTCCGTCGCGAGTGTCGAAGCGCACGCCCGCGGAGATCGGCCGGATGGCCGTGCAGATGGGGCTCCCGGACGGGCCGGTGGAGACGCTGACGGCGACGTACCAGCGGGCGGTGTACGGCGCGAGCAAACCGGGCGACGACGAGGTGGCGGCGGCGAGCGACGCCGCGCGGTCGCTCGAGTCGACGGCGGGCGAGGGCGGTGCGGCGGCCGCCTCGAAGGACGATGCGACGGCGGCTTCGAGGGACGACGCGGCGGCCGCGGGGGGTGATGGCGCGTGA
- a CDS encoding DUF58 domain-containing protein, with amino-acid sequence MSEPRHEPRWRTVVAPAALLVAVALWTGSRVLFVAAALPLGYLAYGALSSVPDVSSAVAIERTLSTDAPFPGEHVHVSLRVTNESATAIPDLRVVDDVPDGVEPVNGRPEAVVGLRPGESHEVTYDLLAQRGAHEFGDVSLRARSLSAAAVSSADVTPAGASGLFCRVHVEDAPVRDQTMQFVGSIPTRTGGSGIEFHSTRNYRRGDPMNRIDWRRLAKAGELTTIDYRVQEAARVMVVVDARESVSASAGPGYPRSEELASYAAELLTGTLLDEGHEVGIAVFGMDLPGTRGTRSPSVLEPSGGETFAAHVSAVCSAVAEADPSVADLGGRGANASGGEGTRAAATTKTDGGLADAAVETARLRAFLDRHTQVLFVTPALDEFPVTVTETLEGHGHAVTVVSPDVTDGESLGGRLARVERSERVRSLRGLEATVVDWALDDPLPLALAPAFREVR; translated from the coding sequence GTGAGCGAGCCCCGGCACGAGCCGCGGTGGCGGACGGTGGTCGCCCCGGCGGCGTTGCTCGTGGCGGTCGCGCTCTGGACGGGGAGTCGCGTGCTGTTCGTCGCCGCGGCGCTACCGCTCGGGTACCTCGCGTACGGCGCGCTGTCGTCGGTGCCGGACGTCTCGTCCGCGGTCGCCATCGAGCGGACGCTGTCGACGGACGCGCCGTTCCCGGGCGAGCACGTCCACGTCTCGCTGCGGGTGACGAACGAGAGCGCGACGGCGATCCCGGACCTCCGCGTGGTCGACGACGTCCCCGACGGCGTCGAACCAGTGAACGGCCGCCCGGAGGCCGTGGTCGGGCTGCGGCCCGGGGAGTCCCACGAGGTGACGTACGATCTGCTCGCGCAACGCGGCGCGCACGAGTTCGGCGACGTCTCGCTGCGAGCGCGGAGCCTGAGCGCGGCTGCGGTGTCGAGCGCGGACGTGACACCCGCCGGGGCGTCGGGGCTGTTCTGTCGCGTGCACGTCGAGGACGCGCCGGTGCGCGACCAGACGATGCAGTTCGTCGGCTCGATCCCGACCCGGACCGGCGGGTCCGGGATCGAGTTCCACTCGACGCGGAACTATCGACGCGGCGACCCGATGAACCGCATCGACTGGCGACGGCTCGCGAAGGCCGGCGAGTTGACGACGATCGACTACCGCGTGCAGGAGGCCGCTCGCGTGATGGTGGTCGTCGACGCGCGCGAGTCGGTGTCGGCGTCGGCCGGTCCCGGCTATCCGCGTTCGGAGGAGCTGGCGTCGTACGCTGCGGAGCTCCTCACGGGGACGTTGCTCGACGAGGGCCACGAGGTCGGGATCGCGGTGTTCGGCATGGACCTCCCGGGGACGCGGGGGACGCGGTCGCCGTCGGTCCTGGAGCCGTCGGGCGGGGAGACGTTCGCGGCGCACGTCTCGGCAGTCTGCTCGGCGGTCGCGGAGGCCGACCCGAGCGTAGCGGACCTCGGCGGGAGAGGCGCGAACGCGTCGGGTGGCGAGGGAACGAGGGCGGCGGCGACGACGAAAACCGACGGCGGACTCGCTGACGCGGCCGTGGAGACGGCGCGGCTGCGCGCGTTCCTGGATCGTCACACGCAGGTCCTGTTCGTGACGCCCGCACTCGACGAGTTCCCGGTGACGGTCACGGAGACGCTGGAGGGTCACGGACACGCGGTGACGGTCGTTTCGCCGGACGTGACAGACGGGGAGTCCCTCGGTGGACGACTCGCCCGCGTGGAGCGCTCGGAGCGCGTCCGTTCGCTCAGGGGACTGGAGGCGACGGTGGTGGACTGGGCGCTCGACGACCCGCTGCCGCTCGCGCTCGCACCGGCGTTCAGGGAGGTGCGCTAG
- a CDS encoding ABC transporter ATP-binding protein, with protein sequence MAAIRTQNLRKTYGDVTALSDLSLSIEAGELFGALGPNGAGKTTTIKILTGQLQPDSGTASVLGHDPVGDPVETRRHVGILPEQESPPSFLTPREYFDFVGTVRDVPGDVVDDRVAEWTDRLSFAEKLDTVSTDLSRGQQQKVMITQAFLHEPEVVFIDEPLANLDPIVQERVKEFLRSYQEDGNTIFISTHHIEVAEELCTRVGIVSGGELIAERRPREMGANESLLDAFVENVGGSTASAAPEGLVGR encoded by the coding sequence ATGGCCGCAATCCGCACGCAGAACCTCCGGAAGACCTACGGCGACGTGACGGCGCTCTCGGACCTCTCGCTGTCGATCGAGGCCGGCGAGCTGTTCGGCGCACTCGGGCCGAACGGCGCCGGGAAGACGACGACGATCAAGATACTCACCGGCCAGCTCCAGCCGGATTCGGGGACGGCGTCCGTGCTCGGCCACGACCCCGTCGGCGACCCGGTGGAGACGCGCCGGCACGTCGGCATCCTCCCCGAGCAGGAGTCCCCGCCGTCGTTCCTGACGCCGCGCGAGTACTTCGACTTCGTCGGAACGGTCCGGGACGTCCCCGGGGACGTCGTCGACGACCGCGTGGCCGAGTGGACCGACCGGTTGTCGTTCGCGGAGAAGCTCGACACCGTGTCGACGGACCTCTCGCGCGGCCAGCAGCAGAAGGTGATGATCACGCAGGCGTTCCTCCACGAGCCCGAGGTCGTGTTCATCGACGAGCCGCTCGCGAACCTCGACCCGATCGTCCAGGAGCGCGTGAAGGAGTTCCTCCGATCGTACCAGGAGGACGGGAACACGATCTTCATCTCGACGCACCACATCGAGGTCGCCGAGGAGCTCTGTACGCGCGTCGGCATCGTCTCGGGCGGGGAGCTCATCGCCGAACGGCGGCCGCGAGAGATGGGTGCGAACGAGTCGCTACTGGACGCGTTCGTGGAGAACGTGGGGGGATCGACTGCCAGTGCCGCCCCCGAGGGCCTCGTCGGGCGATGA
- a CDS encoding BGTF surface domain-containing protein: MSRRPARETIAFAVALAALATLGGVAAASVASAAPAASTAGGGGATDGVAPANVDASAPNGSVDYDGERLVVQPATGQSITGTTTLSEGTQVTVRVRSSDSANPFLRSSVATVDGDGTFDVTMNFDEVERGTEFEVSVHYNGTRLATAPGVVGGCDPSCDDGSGSARFAEQLYTATAGETVSIPVTLSDRETATVVFGSDATNVVIPVTVEDGNGDGRVVLQFETAVDAPNEHGMSAKADADEVTVPQDVERPESLAPGNYDLEIYESADYERTDYEGERPADVGAVVLNEPTDDPATTRATDDANGTTTVGTIYGTGTSAVGDSSNGVSLVTVGALGLGGLLAVIGVVALVGSFD; encoded by the coding sequence GTGAGTCGCCGCCCCGCTCGCGAGACAATCGCGTTCGCCGTCGCACTGGCGGCGCTCGCGACCCTCGGCGGGGTCGCCGCAGCGTCCGTCGCGTCAGCGGCCCCCGCAGCATCGACCGCGGGCGGCGGGGGCGCGACGGACGGCGTGGCGCCTGCGAACGTCGACGCGAGCGCGCCGAACGGCTCCGTCGACTACGACGGCGAACGCCTCGTCGTCCAGCCGGCGACCGGGCAGTCCATCACCGGCACGACCACCCTCTCAGAGGGCACGCAGGTGACGGTTCGCGTCCGCTCGAGCGACAGCGCGAACCCGTTCCTCCGGTCGTCGGTCGCCACCGTCGACGGGGACGGAACGTTCGACGTGACGATGAACTTCGACGAGGTCGAGCGCGGCACCGAGTTCGAGGTCTCCGTCCACTACAACGGCACCAGGTTGGCGACCGCACCCGGCGTCGTCGGCGGCTGCGACCCGTCCTGCGACGACGGGTCGGGGTCAGCGAGGTTCGCGGAGCAACTCTACACGGCGACGGCCGGCGAGACGGTGTCGATCCCCGTGACGCTCAGCGACCGCGAGACGGCGACCGTCGTCTTCGGGAGCGACGCGACGAACGTCGTGATCCCCGTGACCGTCGAGGACGGGAACGGCGACGGCAGAGTCGTCCTCCAGTTCGAGACGGCGGTGGACGCGCCGAACGAGCACGGGATGTCCGCGAAGGCCGACGCCGACGAGGTCACCGTGCCGCAGGACGTCGAGCGGCCGGAGTCGCTCGCACCCGGGAACTACGACCTCGAGATCTACGAGAGCGCCGACTACGAGCGCACCGACTACGAGGGCGAACGGCCCGCCGACGTCGGCGCGGTCGTCCTGAACGAGCCGACCGACGACCCCGCGACGACGCGCGCGACGGACGACGCGAACGGGACGACGACCGTCGGCACCATCTACGGAACCGGGACGTCCGCCGTCGGCGACTCCTCGAACGGCGTCTCGCTCGTGACCGTCGGTGCGCTCGGGCTCGGCGGCTTGCTCGCGGTCATCGGCGTCGTGGCGCTCGTCGGCAGCTTCGACTAA